ATTGAAGTTCTTATCCGCTGGAATTCACCGGAACGCGGACTTGTTCCCCCCGGAGCATTTATTCCCCTGGCGGAAAAAAATGGCATGATACGGGATATCGGCCGTATAGTTCTCCGTCAGGCCTGCGTTCAGATGAAAGACTGGGTTGACAGGGATATCTTCACGGGATCTATTTCGGTCAACGTATCTCCATTAGAGTTCCACGACCCCGCTCTCATGGACAGTATTGAAACCATCCTGAACGCCACCGGCCTGAACCCCCGTTTCCTTGAGCTTGAAATAACCGAATCAAGCCTTGTAATCGATGAAAAGGAATGCATCGATAAGCTTACCAGGCTCCATGATATGGGTATCGCCATTGCTATCGATGACTTCGGAACCGGTTATTCATCGCTGAACAAGCTACGCGACCTCCCCATTGACACGCTGAAGATAGACAGATCCTTTGTTGAAAAACTCCCCGATGATATACGATCCTGCACCATTACTCGGGCCATAGTAGATCTTGCCCATAATCTCGGCTTTGCCATAGTTGCCGAAGGAGTAGAAACAAAAGATCAGTTCCAATACCTGAAAAATCTTGAGTGCGACAGTTTCCAGGGCTATTATTTCTCAAAGCCCGTTCCGGCGAAGGAATGCGAAAAAATACTCGCGGAACATAAAGGATCATTAAAAAACTGATATACGCCGCACCTGTTACCGGTTCTGTTTTTATCTTGCCAAAAATACAAACGGTCATGCTATAATACCCGCATGAAAAAAGTCCTTCTCGCAGCTATCAATGCCCGGTACAGCCATTCCAACCTGGCCCTGCTCTATCTCCGCGGTCATGTTTCCGATCTGCCCTTTGAAATAGAAATAGCGGAATACTCCATCAATCTTGATACAGAGAACATTCTCCGTGATATCCGTGAAAGAAATCCCCATGCTGTAGCTTTTTCCGTGTACATATGGAACACGCTTATTATTCAAAAAATAATGGCCTCCCTCCACGAAGGGGATCCCGCCTTAAAAATAATACTGGGCGGGCCCGAGGTGACCTTTAACGCGCCGTACTGGCTTAGCGTGTTCCCTTTCATCACAGCAATAATAACCGGCGGCGGTGAAACGGGTTTCCGGAAACTTCTCATTGATGATCTGTCCTGCCAGGAACAGATCATCAATGAGGTCAATCCGCCCTTTCGCGAAATTTCCTTTCCCTACCGCCATGAAGATTTCATGAAGCTGGCAAACCGGTACCTCTACTACGAAAGCAGCAGGGGATGCCCCTTCCGGTGCAGCTACTGTCTTTCGTCGCGGCACGATCACAAAACTGAATTCAGGGACATGTATCAGGTCAGGGAGGAAATTGATTTTCTTGTCAACCACGGTCCGCGCCTCGTTAAATTCGTAGACAGGACCTTCAATGCCAGGCCCGGCCGCAGCAGGGACATATGGAAATACATTATAGATGCGCATTCCCGTACAGGAACCTGTTTTCATTTTGAAATATTTCCCGCTTTTCTCACGGAAGAGGATTTTAATGTAATGGCAAAAGCGCCCCGGGGTCTCTTCCAGTTCGAGATGGGCATCCAGTCCATTCATGAAGAGACACTGCAAATGATAAACCGTTATGGAGCATGGGAGGAAACGGCTGAAAAAATACACAGGGTCCTTGCCCCGGGGAACATCCATGTTCATACGGACATAATTGCCGGCCTTCCCGGCGAGAACATTTTTACTTTCGGTAAATCCTTTGACGCCATTTACCGGCTTGGCGCCCATCACTTCCAGGTGGGCATACTCAAGGTGCTGCCCGGCACGGAGATGAGGGAGCGGACCGACGAATACGGCATGAAATACGACAGTGCCCCACCCTACACTATCATCCATAACCAATGGATAGGCCGCAATGACATGGACATCATCAAGACCATCGGTGAAGCCGTGGACAGGATATATAACCCGGGAAAATTCCAGGCCACCCTGCACGGCCTGGAAAAACTGCATGCTTCCCCTTTCAGTCTTTTTGCAGATCTTGCCCGCTTTACCGCTATTACCAGGTGCGATCTTCACGACATGCACGAATGGAAGGACATCGCCGGCATGATTCTTGAATATATTTCGCATAACTTTCCTGGAACAGCTCTCTACATCACGGATTGCCTGCGCTGGGACTGGTTTACAACGGTAAAGGACCGCCGGTATCCGTCCCTGCTGGCGGGCGATATAATCAGCAGCGGGAAAAAGCGTTTGGCCGCCCTGCTGCAGGACAGGTCCTTCAGGGAAAAGCAACTGGAAAGGGGCGTTCAGATATCGTTACATGAACTGAAAAGGGCAAAATTCTTCATTGCTGAAACCAGGGAATTCCGCGAAGAATATACGGAAGGGATGGCCTATTGCCTGACGATCCCCGGTAAAGAACTCATTTTTCTTGACAATTGTTGACAGGGTACAATGACGGGAGGCAATGCGGAAAATCTTCTGCGTGCAAATATCCTGCTACTTCCGTTCAGCCGATGCACGGCTCTTCAGGTTTTTCAATGTATTGAAGGGATAACCGGTGAGAATGCCGTCGATAACTGATCGCGACAGGTCTATGAGGGGATCAACCTTCATGGTGAGGCTAACCCTGGTGAGAGAAGGTTCAAGACGATTGAATACGAAATACCCCTCCATGTCCCTGATACGGACATAGGAACTCTTTTCCGGGGCATAGCCCAGGTCTATTGATTTCAGGAGCACCTCGCCTCTGCCCCTGGTATGGTCAAAGTTCATGGTGAGCCGCACCGTCACGTCCCGGTCGGCCACGGGCCAGGGGGAGGCAATGACATAATAGAGAATAGTCTCGTCGGCGTTAATCTCCCTGACGACCTTCACCTTCCGGGACATGGCAAACCAGTCCCTGTAATTTTCGAAATCACGCATGATGCGTTCCAGAACATCCAGGGGGGCCGGGATGAGACATTCCCCCCTGAACTGGTTCACCGAAAAGCCCGGCAGCGGCCGGGAGAACACGGTAATTTCCTGTGATTTTTTCACTACTTCCCAGGATTCACCGGCCATGACCAGCGTTGATGCAAACATCATGACCGTGGCTGCAAGGGCCATAATGCGCCTGTTCATACCATGCGCCATCACTCGGCCCCCAGGTTGGCGAATCCCGGTATGGAAAAAGGAACCTGCCTGTCGGCGTTGACGAATCGGCTCACAAACCTGCTGAAATCATCGGGGCCGAAGGCCTGGAGAAGGTTTTCCAGCATACCAACCCTGGGCCGTATAAGGGGATACCAGAGATATTTTTTGAAAAAATAGACCCGCTTAAAATACCTGATAAAACGGTCAAATTCCACCTGCGCCGCCCGGGGATCGCTCACGGCCATGGCGGCAATCTTTCCCGAGATGAGGGCGCCCAGTATGCCGAACCAGCCGAAGGGGTCCATGTAGCCGCTCACCGTTCCGCACATGATGAGATTTTTGTGAAACAGGCGGGGATTGTTCCTGCTGGCAATGGGAACCACTCCCTTCACATATTCCCAGTTGTCGTGTTCGACCCCTTCATTGCGCACCATGAAACGCTTGTACCTGTCGAGGGCCTTACGGTCCAGGGGCCTTATCGAAAAAAGAAGGTCGAAATAATAATTATTGGCCGAGCTCAGGTAGCCGTACTCGGTAATACATTCGTCCCACCAGATCCACGAATAATCGCTAAAACCGATCTCACCCCGGGAAATCCAGGCATACCAGGTGAGGCTGGGAATCTCAAGAATTGAATAGGCCGCGGGAGTGAGGCCGCAGGCGGCAATGGTCTGGGGGGGCAGCTTGTCGATGGCCTCCTTTTTCAGGGGCGATTTGAATTCGAACTTTACTCCCAGGTCCAGGGCCTGTTTATACAACAGCGTGTCAAGGCTCGTGGGCCGGTTCCCCCTTTCAACGGAATAGAGAATGTCGTGGGGCGCGTTGGACCTGGTGTCGTGAAAATAAAAGGGACACTCTACCAGGGGGTAGAACACCGACGATACGTCGATGCCTATATACTCCGAGGTCCGCTTCACGTCTATGGGGGTACAGTGGGTAGACGGGTTGTACATCGAATCACCGCCGTACTGCGCCTCTTTATCGTGGAGAGTCACTTCGTACCCGTCCCTGGCGAGGTTTATGGCCGCCACCAGCCCGGACATGCCGGCACCGTATATGGTTACTTGACTGTTTTCCTTCATGGTGTTTTCCTTCCCGTTATATTAACCTGAGAACCCTTTCCCCGGCATCGATGCCGCTCTGGGCGGCACCGTTTACCGACGGCATGTACAGGTATTCGCCGGCGAGTTGCAGGCCCCTGACATCACCAATCCCCTGCTTCTTCAGGGTGTTCACTTCTGTAAGCATCCCGGGAGGAGACAGGCACACCGCTTCCTTGTAGCGCACGATCTCCCTGTGGAGATATCCCCGTGACATGGAAGGCACGAAACGCTTCATGTCATTGAACAGGATTCCCGTGACCTTGTCGTCGGACATGCCGTTCAGCTCATGGGCATGCCTTCCAAAGGTGAAGCAGTGGATCATGCCCGCTCCGGCAGGGGCATAAAACCGTGACTTGATGGAATTGTCAGCGAAGCCGGCCATGGGTGAACCGGTATTTCGGGGAATGGCAGCGGCATACCAGCCTTCGGGGAAAATACGCTTCCCCAGGGCAAACATGGCGTGACAGCATTCACTGTACCTGACGTTCTTCAGGGGCCCCGTGATAGATTCCGGCAGATCGGGTGCAATTTTCCTTAGCGTTGTTACAGTCGTTGTGCAAATCACCCGGTCAGCCTTGATGAATCCGTTTTTGACCTCTACGCCTTTTACCTTTCCCTTCTCGATGACTATTTTTTTCACCGGTGTATTCAGCTGTATACTATCCCCGTATTTTTCCTGCATCCTTTCCGACAGGGACCCGATGCCGCGGCGCAGGGTCCACAACCCATTGATCATGTACCAGAAGAGTCCCAGGCCGTAGCCGGCAGCGATGTCCTCGGGCTCTCCCAGGGTCATGCACGAGGCTATGGGCTGGATCACGTGTTCCAGAACTTCCCGGCCGCCTTTGCGAAGGGTAAAATCCGCAAAGGATTCATGGTCCATATCAAGGCTGCTTTCATAATCAGTAAAGCGAAGGCTTCTATTGCGCGTCATGAGGGTCGGCGCCAGGGGCAGGAGCTGTGCTACGGCCTTCAGGGGCACGCCCCGGAATCCTGCCAGGTCCATGATCACCCGCGGCAGGTCCCGGGGCCGAACCGAGGCAAGGATGGGGGTGAGCCTGTTGGTTTTCCTGTTCGGAAGTGCAGCCCTGAAAGGAAATCGCACCAGCTCATCCCCCATGCCCAGCTCGCGGCAAAGGGTAAAGTAAGTATCATAATATCTGAAAAAAAACTGCGCGCCCAGATCATAGGTAAAACCGTCGATCCTTTTGCTCTGGACACGGCCTCCGGCAGTTGTGCCGGCCTCGAGACAGAGAACATCAACACCATTCTTTTTAAGCGTATGGACGGCGGCCAGTCCGGCCGTACCCGCTCCTACTACAATAACCTTCATGGCGCCGCCTCCCTATTTGGCGTCCAGCAACGTCGTTGTTATGCACGCCGTAGCCGATCGGTACTTTTCTTTTTTTACCATATCCCGCATGTTTTCAATGGTCTTATAGCCCAGCGTCTTGAAAAGCATGTTGAGAACAAAAGACGGCAGTGCAATGGATGGATCAGCCGCGATGCAGTACGTCACCTCGGTGCTGTTTTTGCCCTTCGGAACCAGGGTAAAGGACAGGTCCGTCACGGGCATACGGATAGCCTCTTTTTTCGAGCGGTAATCCGTCTTCACTCCCCGTATTTTTACATACAGATTTCCTGTAACGGCATCGATCAGGAACCGGCACTCTCCCACGGCATCGCGGTCCATGACGGGCCAGGGCATGCCGAGACGGCAGTATTCATGAAAATAGTCAACAGTGTTCTGCCGGCCCGGAAGGGAAACCTTGTAGGCGTCGGAAACCATGTGTACGTACTCCCGATGGGCCGGGACATCGCGCAGTAGCGCCTCTATCACCGGAATTGACGCCTCCACCAGTCCTACGGCATACACCTGTTTAACGCTCTTCTGTGAAGAGAGCTTTCCGTAGCTCACTATCCCGTTGCCCTGGTTAACCAGGACCCATTTCTCCGTATCATCGCCGTTCTCCGGGACGCCGCTTGCAGCGACAAGGGAAAACAGGAGAATAACTATGCCTGCATATTTCACGGTTTTCATATCATAACCCCGGGATGCCCGTCTCAATGCCGAATGCCTTTATGACCAGCCATGCCAGAACGGCTACGGCTCCAAGCCTGAAGCCCCACTTCGCCAGGAACAGGGAAGGCCGGATAAGGGGAATCAGACCCTTGCCGGGTTTGAATTCCACATTGATGGGCACTTTCTTGTTAAGCTTGTCCTGGATGACAAGCTCCGAACATTTATTGGCGTTCCAGATCGTTGCCTCCATGCCGCCGGAGCTGACATGCGTCTTGGTCCAGTCGCCCGTGAGATAAAAATTGGAATAGGGTGATCTCTGAAAAGGCCTGTGCGATTCCATGCCCGGCGTTGGTTTGTACACGTTCTGGCGCTGTCGCACAAGGGTCCATTTTTTCACCTTGGCGGTACGGGCCTCGGGGAAGAGCTTCTTGATATCCTCATGGCATTTTTCAAAGATGACATCATCGGGAAGATGACGTATTTGCTCGGCCGGGGCTATAACCATCTCCATCATGGATCCTCCCTTGAAAATGTGGGGAAGTACATTGGACAGGTCGGCATAGGTGTTGAATGTCACATCCGATGAGAAGAAGGTGACATCGATGTCGGTTATCTTTTTGTCAAACCAGATCTGGATTGAAAGAGACGCGGCTTCTTCAAAGTAGGTCAGATCTTCAAAGTAGGCATTCCTGAAAGAATCACCGGGAAGAATGCTTCTCAGCGCGTAGGGGCTCATGGCGGATACATAGACATCGGCCGTTTTCTTCTCGTTGCCGTTTACCATGACGCTTTCGATCTTTCCGTCCTTCACGTTGATGGCAGTGACGGCCTTTTTCAGTTCACATTTTCCGCCCTTCTTTTTCAGGTAGTCGATGCAGCTGTCCACCCAGATCTCGCCGAGTCCGCCGTTCGCGAAGCCGAGCCTGGAGGATTTTGCCGAAGCCGCCACCTTAAGAAGCCAGTTCATCATAACTTTTACTGAAATGGCATAGCGGTCCGTGAAAGTCAGACCATAGATAGCCGGTTCGAACATCTTGAATGCGCCTTCGGGACCGTTTTTAATTGTCCACTCGGCCCAGGAGAGCCTGTCCATTTCATCGAGTTTTTTCTGTGAAATCCCCATCATACCGGCACATTTGATCATGGCCTTTATCATGTTAATTTTGGGAATCCCTTTGTAACCCTTCATGAGATAGAAAAAGGCCACCCCTGCGTGAAGCGGTGCCGGCAGGTTGGGAATATGCATGACGGGCTGACGGCCGTCTTCCTGCGCATAATAAAAATCCTGTGACTTCCATACGATATTTTTTTCGATGCCCATTTTCTTGAAAAAATTGAGCAGATTGACATAGTAGGGAAAAAACACGTGAAGTGCATTGTCGATCATATCGCCGTCCTCATCAAGCCAGGAATTGGCCCGCCCGCCGAATATTTCATCAGCTTCAATGAGTTCCACTTCAAAACCATTGTCAATCAGATTCACGGCAGTAGCCAGTCCGGCCATTCCGCCGCCCATTACGAGTGCTTTCATGATAAATCCTCCCCGATATCCCTGTGGAATAAATGTATTTTTTATGTTAGTTATCATTAACTAACATAAAGTATTTTTGTCAATAATAAAAATTAATTTTTATCGGCCCGGAAAAGAAAAAGGGGGTTGCCCCCCTTTCATATCATCAATAAATCATTTGCAGTTATTAAAATAGCGACATTAAAAATTCGAACCAGACCGAATCGAGTCCCACGGGAATGCCGGCCAGGTAGATGGTGCCGCTGGGTGACGGATCTTCCGCCAGGTCCATGGTCAGGAGATCGAAATAGAGGGTCACATCCCTGAAGGCCAGGGGTATTTTTATGCCCAAAATGCCCGTATTCACATACAGGGGATCATCGCCGGTATTGACAACAATTTTCAGCACCGTGAGGGAATAAAATGAGGCGAAGGCTTCCATGTCACCGCTCAGTGTCTGATCAGAGATAGATCCCTGGCTCAGCAGGTAATCGTCGAAGGTAAAGGTCAGAAGCGCTCCCGGCTCAGTCATATTCAGTTCCAGGACAAGGTCGATCATCAGCCCGTCCTGGTTGTATATGTTCCCGATGGGAACGGCAAATCGCGCCGAAGTACTATCATCGCCATTCTTTATCCGATCCGCCACGTCGTCCCAGGAAACTTTTCCCAGGGCTTCGGCCAGTATCGCCAGGGCCTGTTCCATGGTAATAATTTCATCGAGAATATATTCTTTCCCGTTGATAATGATGGTTCCCTGAAAACCGGAGCCTTCGCCGGGATTTACATATACCGTAAGATCTTTAAGATCCACGGCGGCATCCTCAAGTCCCGGACCGGTAACATCGAGGGGCTGGTCCTCCATGGTATTTAAGGTCATTTGAAAGACGCCGTCATCCATGACCAGGTCTGCGTTGACAGTTCCCGATATGACGGATTTAAGAAGGCTGAATGCACATTCTTCAAGCACGATATTCAATTCGGCACCCCGGGGGTTCTCACTTACAGACAAAACGGTCACGGTCATACCCGTCATGGGGGAAAAGGAATCCCCGGCTTCCACATCGGCCGGTATTTCCTTATAAATATTCTGAGCGGTTTCAAGAATGATTTGTTTACTGTCGTCGACAGTGACACAACGGGCAGAGGCATCATCTCCCGCAGCAGGACCCTGGTCATAACAGGAAACCAGTGCCGGAGCACAGAGCATTATGGAGAGAAAAAACCGGAATATGGATTTCATTACAGCACCCCCTGTGAATCATGTAAAATACCGATTATACGGCAATCAGACATTATATTAGCAGGATATGCATCTGTCAATAATAATCCGTACGTCCGGTTTTTTATTTTAAAAAGTAATATTTTTGCATATACGGTGACAAGGACCAATTCAATCCCGAGGAAATCCCGTAAACCCGATTATGACGCTTCGATACTGCCGATGAAATTTTCAATGGCAGCCATGGCCTTGTCCCTGGTCAGAACGTTCTCCAGTCCCAGGAGGGACGCGAAACTCAGGGTAAAAGCCAGGGAAAACATCTCCCAGGCCTTGAGACTCACATCCATATCATTCTTCAGGACGCCCTGGCGGGCGCCCTCGCCGAGCAGCGCCTGGGCGAGATTAATAATGTTGAGGATAAGATCCTTCAGGTTTCCCCGCAGGTCTTCGGCAGGCGACGAACAGATAAACTCAAAAAGGACCTTGCCCGCCTCGGGATGGTTCATAAGAGACTGATACAGGGTCTCACTGGTGAGGCGGATGCTTTGCAGAACATCGCCGTCCTTGACGACATAGCTGCCGATGAGGAGCCGGCTTACATGATCCAGCGTGGCAAGAAGAATCTCCCGCCGATTATCGAAATGACGGTACAGGGCCGGCTCGGAAATGCCCACCTTTTGTGCGATGCCGCCCATGGTCATACCCGAAATACCCTTTTCAAAAATGAGGCTCATGGCCCCGGCGATTATCTGCTCTTTACGTTCCGCCGATGGAATTCTTTTCTTTTCTTTTATATTTTTCATAGTTTTTCCCTGAAAGAGCCATTTACAGAATAGGATAAGACAGTCTGTCAATAAAAAAAATATTAATTGGACTGCATGGGCTGAAAAACGGCCCGCGGCCCTCCCTTCCGGCAACCGGGAATTGTTATTATATCCCCATCATCTCCAAAAGCATGTCGTACATGAAGCGGTCACATACCGGGCACAGATCCGGCGGATTCCCGGTCATGACCATATCAACGGCATAGTCCCGGCACGAAGCAAAGCCGCAGGAGCCGCAGTTGACACCGGGCAGAGCAGCGCTTATCCGCCTGATGCGTCTTCCCCGGGGAAGCAGGTAATACTCAATCCATCTCAAGGGGCATCACTCCTTCAAAATTTTCTTCAAGACACAGGGCTCCGGAAGGACAGGCGTCAATACACAGGCCGCAGCCCTGACAGATCCCGTCCTCTACGGACACCACGGTACCGCGGGAGCTGATAGCCCCAAACGGACAGGCATCAAGGCATTTCAGACAACCCGTGCAGGACTCTTCATTGACACGGGCGGTGCGGCCCGACGATGACATGATATTTATACCCAGGCGGTTTACCAGCTCCAGCCCGACGCAGCAGCACCGGCAGCAGTTGCATATGGCGAAGAACCTGCCCGCCGCCGCTTCCTTGAACCACAGGGAGTGGACATGGCCGCGCCGGTGTTCGGCCTCGAGTATTTCCAAGGCCTCGTGGTGCGATATTCTCCGCGATATCTCGGGCCGGTGTTCAAGAACAAAATCCGTAAAGGGCTGACCCACGATCATGCAGACATCCAGGGGAAGGCAGGGATCGGGGCGCGAGGCCCGGCAGGGACAGTCCATGAGGACGATCTCCAGGGGGGAACCGATCAGGAGGTCCCGGGCTACGGGATAGGGCACTATGTTTTCTCCGACGTCGTGAAGCGGGACCTCGTGATTAAGCGTGATGATCCTGCCGACCTCTTCACCGGTAACGACTTTGCCGTGGTAGCCCGGCACAATAAATTTCTTTATGAGAAAGGGCCCCACCACGGGCACCTTCATGACGCGCAGGCCGAACGATACATATCTCTTCAGCCATCGAAAATAGACATAGCCATGCTGAAAGTAGCGGGGATAGATGAGCTCCCACAGGGAAAACTCCCCGGCAAACTTTTTTGTCGATGGAAGAATGCGGAAGCCCTTCTCTCCTTTTATCATTGCCATGACGACAAGTGCAAGGTGAAGGACCGCAATACCGCAAAGTGTCATGAGTATGTAATAAAACATGGCGGAAAGCCCCCTCCCATTCTGCCGGAAAACTGCAAGCGATCAATGATAACAGCCGTATATTACGATATAAAAAGGCTCTTCGTGGAAAAGTTTGGCTCCGTGGTCACATTGATCCCCAGTCTCCGAAGCCCCGCTTCA
The window above is part of the Spirochaetae bacterium HGW-Spirochaetae-1 genome. Proteins encoded here:
- a CDS encoding B12-binding domain-containing radical SAM protein, whose amino-acid sequence is MKKVLLAAINARYSHSNLALLYLRGHVSDLPFEIEIAEYSINLDTENILRDIRERNPHAVAFSVYIWNTLIIQKIMASLHEGDPALKIILGGPEVTFNAPYWLSVFPFITAIITGGGETGFRKLLIDDLSCQEQIINEVNPPFREISFPYRHEDFMKLANRYLYYESSRGCPFRCSYCLSSRHDHKTEFRDMYQVREEIDFLVNHGPRLVKFVDRTFNARPGRSRDIWKYIIDAHSRTGTCFHFEIFPAFLTEEDFNVMAKAPRGLFQFEMGIQSIHEETLQMINRYGAWEETAEKIHRVLAPGNIHVHTDIIAGLPGENIFTFGKSFDAIYRLGAHHFQVGILKVLPGTEMRERTDEYGMKYDSAPPYTIIHNQWIGRNDMDIIKTIGEAVDRIYNPGKFQATLHGLEKLHASPFSLFADLARFTAITRCDLHDMHEWKDIAGMILEYISHNFPGTALYITDCLRWDWFTTVKDRRYPSLLAGDIISSGKKRLAALLQDRSFREKQLERGVQISLHELKRAKFFIAETREFREEYTEGMAYCLTIPGKELIFLDNC
- a CDS encoding 4Fe-4S ferredoxin, encoding MFYYILMTLCGIAVLHLALVVMAMIKGEKGFRILPSTKKFAGEFSLWELIYPRYFQHGYVYFRWLKRYVSFGLRVMKVPVVGPFLIKKFIVPGYHGKVVTGEEVGRIITLNHEVPLHDVGENIVPYPVARDLLIGSPLEIVLMDCPCRASRPDPCLPLDVCMIVGQPFTDFVLEHRPEISRRISHHEALEILEAEHRRGHVHSLWFKEAAAGRFFAICNCCRCCCVGLELVNRLGINIMSSSGRTARVNEESCTGCLKCLDACPFGAISSRGTVVSVEDGICQGCGLCIDACPSGALCLEENFEGVMPLEMD